One genomic segment of Musa acuminata AAA Group cultivar baxijiao chromosome BXJ3-3, Cavendish_Baxijiao_AAA, whole genome shotgun sequence includes these proteins:
- the LOC103979737 gene encoding basic leucine zipper 6-like isoform X1, with product MQGSEGTTAQLPPKVPNTMSNNWPYFAHHPAPAAALAPHHFFPAHPPAWADEFLDFSATRRNHHRRSASDSVAFLEAPLVDESGGFDRLDDEQLLSMFSDEMPAPPSSSSDQDSMNEDKPAAAGQMEAQSMCKTEPEAASGPTAAQAGAESESVVDPKRVKRILANRQSAQRSRVRKLQYISELERSVSSLQTEVSALSPRVAFLDHQRSLLTMGNSHLKQRIAALAQDKIFKDAHREALKKEIERLRRIYDQQNLDKLAASDAEPAARTEKELLS from the exons ATGCAGGGATCAGAGGGAACAACGGCGCAGCTCCCTCCCAAAGTCCCTAACACCATGTCCAACAACTGGCCTTACTTCGCCCACCACCCCGCACCTGCGGCCGCATTGGCCCCCCATCATTTCTTCCCGGCCCACCCTCCGGCCTGGGCCGACGAGTTCCTGGACTTCTCTGCCACCCGACGCAACCACCACCGCCGCTCCGCCAGCGATTCCGTTGCCTTCCTGGAGGCCCCGCTTGTGGACGAGAGCGGAGGCTTCGACCGCCTCGATGACGAACAGCTCCTGTCCATGTTCTCCGACGAGATGCCGGCGCCGCCATCGTCGTCGTCGGATCAAGACAGCATGAACGAGGACAAACCGGCTGCTGCGGGTCAGATGGAGGCGCAAAGCATGTGCAAGACGGAGCCAGAGGCAGCGTCGGGGCCGACGGCTGCGCAAGCAGGCGCTGAGTCCGAGTCGGTTGTCGACCCGAAGAGGGTGAAGAG GATCCTCGCCAACAGGCAGTCGGCGCAGAGGTCCCGAGTGCGCAAGCTTCAGTACATCTCGGAGCTCGAGCGCAGCGTGTCTTCGTTGCAG ACCGAAGTATCAGCACTGTCTCCTCGCGTCGCCTTCCTCGATCACCAGCGCTCCCTTCTCACGATGGGCAACAGCCATCTCAAGCAGAGGATTGCAGCGTTAGCGCAGGACAAGATCTTCAAGGATG CACATCGAGAAGCCCTGAAGAAAGAGATCGAGAGACTTCGACGAATCTACGATCAGCAGAATCTCGATAAATTGGCGGCTTCCGACGCCGAACCTGCCGCGCGCACAGAGAAAGAACTGCTCAGCTGA
- the LOC103979739 gene encoding transcription factor PCF5, with amino-acid sequence MEESNRRHYNRRRWRPEFAGEIVEVPGGHIVRSTGRKDRHSKVYTAKGLRDRRVRLSAHTAIQFYDVQDRLGYDRPSKAVDWLIQNAKAAIEQLAELPRHHAPAYECIEVNEQPMQAASDGHNSIEQSLSDAKAVAPLGYGFPSSFDSKTIDDTIRTFPGATAAASSPSAHAMTYRDDTPDLPLHTGGWPQDLRLSLQSFHEPIFQEHHRSPDSTQQSFRSVTTSLAQGATSVTCPVNKGTMVSWNAGNTSDGSGGEFMYSATLPPQSAVLHPVNSQFQICTQREPLQSSNFPSFRAWRNPTALHPSLVSTVADAFVSENYGGFSGFHIPTRIQGEEQHNGIATIHSASPQEYKLRERDDANATLDF; translated from the coding sequence ATGGAGGAAAGCAACCGCCGCCACTACAACCGGCGGCGATGGCGGCCAGAGTTCGCCGGGGAGATTGTGGAGGTCCCTGGGGGCCACATTGTGCGGTCCACCGGTCGGAAGGACCGGCACAGCAAGGTGTACACCGCCAAGGGCCTGAGGGACCGCCGCGTCCGCCTCTCGGCGCACACCGCCATCCAGTTCTACGACGTCCAGGACCGCCTCGGCTACGACCGCCCCAGCAAGGCCGTTGACTGGCTCATCCAGAACGCCAAGGCCGCCATAGAGCAGCTCGCGGAGCTCCCCCGCCACCACGCCCCGGCCTACGAATGCATTGAAGTCAATGAGCAACCCATGCAAGCGGCCTCCGACGGCCACAATTCGATCGAGCAGTCCTTATCCGACGCCAAAGCGGTTGCGCCGCTGGGCTACGGTTTCCCTTCTTCGTTCGACAGCAAAACCATCGACGATACTATCAGGACTTTCCCCGGTGCCACAGCCGCTGCGTCATCCCCTTCAGCCCACGCGATGACGTACCGCGATGACACGCCTGACCTGCCCCTGCACACAGGCGGCTGGCCTCAGGACCTCCGCCTCTCTCTACAATCCTTCCACGAACCCATCTTTCAGGAACACCACCGGAGTCCTGATTCCACCCAGCAGTCCTTTCGGTCTGTCACAACCAGTTTGGCTCAAGGCGCCACCTCGGTAACTTGTCCTGTGAACAAGGGGACGATGGTTTCGTGGAATGCGGGCAACACGAGCGACGGCAGCGGCGGAGAGTTCATGTACAGTGCGACGCTGCCACCGCAATCGGCCGTGCTGCATCCCGTCAACAGCCAATTCCAGATATGCACTCAGAGGGAACCCCTTCAGTCCAGTAATTTCCCTTCGTTTCGCGCTTGGAGGAATCCTACGGCGCTGCATCCGTCATTGGTGTCAACCGTGGCAGACGCGTTTGTGTCGGAAAACTACGGTGGTTTCTCAGGATTCCACATTCCAACACGAATTCAGGGGGAAGAGCAGCACAACGGAATTGCCACCATACATTCTGCTTCTCCCCAAGAATACAAACTGCGAGAGAGAGACGACGCAAATGCAACACTAGACTTTTGA
- the LOC103979737 gene encoding basic leucine zipper 2-like isoform X3: MQGSEGTTAQLPPKVPNTMSNNWPYFAHHPAPAAALAPHHFFPAHPPAWADEFLDFSATRRNHHRRSASDSVAFLEAPLVDESGGFDRLDDEQLLSMFSDEMPAPPSSSSDQDSMNEDKPAAAGQMEAQSMCKTEPEAASGPTAAQAGAESESVVDPKRVKRILANRQSAQRSRVRKLQYISELERSVSSLQTEVSALSPRVAFLDHQRSLLTMGNSHLKQRIAALAQDKIFKDGECFSTAALTLN; the protein is encoded by the exons ATGCAGGGATCAGAGGGAACAACGGCGCAGCTCCCTCCCAAAGTCCCTAACACCATGTCCAACAACTGGCCTTACTTCGCCCACCACCCCGCACCTGCGGCCGCATTGGCCCCCCATCATTTCTTCCCGGCCCACCCTCCGGCCTGGGCCGACGAGTTCCTGGACTTCTCTGCCACCCGACGCAACCACCACCGCCGCTCCGCCAGCGATTCCGTTGCCTTCCTGGAGGCCCCGCTTGTGGACGAGAGCGGAGGCTTCGACCGCCTCGATGACGAACAGCTCCTGTCCATGTTCTCCGACGAGATGCCGGCGCCGCCATCGTCGTCGTCGGATCAAGACAGCATGAACGAGGACAAACCGGCTGCTGCGGGTCAGATGGAGGCGCAAAGCATGTGCAAGACGGAGCCAGAGGCAGCGTCGGGGCCGACGGCTGCGCAAGCAGGCGCTGAGTCCGAGTCGGTTGTCGACCCGAAGAGGGTGAAGAG GATCCTCGCCAACAGGCAGTCGGCGCAGAGGTCCCGAGTGCGCAAGCTTCAGTACATCTCGGAGCTCGAGCGCAGCGTGTCTTCGTTGCAG ACCGAAGTATCAGCACTGTCTCCTCGCGTCGCCTTCCTCGATCACCAGCGCTCCCTTCTCACGATGGGCAACAGCCATCTCAAGCAGAGGATTGCAGCGTTAGCGCAGGACAAGATCTTCAAGGATGGTGAGTGCTTCTCAACAGCGGCGCTGACACTAAATTAA
- the LOC135632412 gene encoding E3 ubiquitin-protein ligase ATL41-like — protein MSYVPPAGGWMPPDYPRQDSYRISTTILSTALVFRALTVAVIVFLQLYLRHVLRRRLTAIDRLRDRAATTEADEPPPAVGLDPSAIAALPAFPFRRRSGSEEEGSAADCAVCLGAAEEGEMVRLLPDCKHLFHVGCIDMWLASHVTCPVCRAMVEPRPVTATLVRESSGAATSAQEGTGGSKEAGSVSSRLGASVRRMLSRERSTTRRAQGEATEDLERQ, from the coding sequence ATGTCTTACGTCCCACCGGCCGGCGGGTGGATGCCGCCGGACTACCCGCGACAGGACAGCTACAGAATCAGCACCACCATCCTCTCTACCGCCCTTGTTTTCCGGGCATTGACCGTGGCCGTCATCGTCTTCCTCCAGCTTTACCTTCGCCacgtcctccgccgccgcctcacCGCCATCGACCGTCTCCGCGACCGTGCCGCCACCACCGAAGCAGACGAGCCTCCGCCCGCCGTGGGGCTCGACCCATCCGCGATCGCCGCCCTGCCGGCCTTTCCGTTCCGAAGGAGGAGCGGCAGCGAGGAGGAAGGCAGCGCCGCGGATTGCGCTGTGTGCTTGGGCGCGGCGGAGGAAGGCGAGATGGTCAGGCTGCTGCCCGACTGCAAGCACCTGTTCCACGTGGGATGCATCGACATGTGGCTGGCTTCCCACGTGACGTGCCCGGTCTGCCGCGCGATGGTGGAGCCGCGACCGGTCACGGCAACGCTGGTGAGGGAGTCGTCGGGAGCTGCGACGAGTGCGCAGGAAGGGACGGGGGGGTCGAAGGAGGCGGGCTCGGTGTCGTCGCGGCTGGGTGCATCAGTGAGGAGGATGTTGAGTCGAGAGAGGTCAACGACGCGGCGAGCACAAGGAGAGGCAACGGAAGATTTGGAGAGACAGTGA
- the LOC103979737 gene encoding basic leucine zipper 2-like isoform X2: MQGSEGTTAQLPPKVPNTMSNNWPYFAHHPAPAAALAPHHFFPAHPPAWADEFLDFSATRRNHHRRSASDSVAFLEAPLVDESGGFDRLDDEQLLSMFSDEMPAPPSSSSDQDSMNEDKPAAAGQMEAQSMCKTEPEAASGPTAAQAGAESESVVDPKRVKRILANRQSAQRSRVRKLQYISELERSVSSLQTEVSALSPRVAFLDHQRSLLTMGNSHLKQRIAALAQDKIFKDDLKWMRFFVRCCSTSRSPEERDRETSTNLRSAESR, from the exons ATGCAGGGATCAGAGGGAACAACGGCGCAGCTCCCTCCCAAAGTCCCTAACACCATGTCCAACAACTGGCCTTACTTCGCCCACCACCCCGCACCTGCGGCCGCATTGGCCCCCCATCATTTCTTCCCGGCCCACCCTCCGGCCTGGGCCGACGAGTTCCTGGACTTCTCTGCCACCCGACGCAACCACCACCGCCGCTCCGCCAGCGATTCCGTTGCCTTCCTGGAGGCCCCGCTTGTGGACGAGAGCGGAGGCTTCGACCGCCTCGATGACGAACAGCTCCTGTCCATGTTCTCCGACGAGATGCCGGCGCCGCCATCGTCGTCGTCGGATCAAGACAGCATGAACGAGGACAAACCGGCTGCTGCGGGTCAGATGGAGGCGCAAAGCATGTGCAAGACGGAGCCAGAGGCAGCGTCGGGGCCGACGGCTGCGCAAGCAGGCGCTGAGTCCGAGTCGGTTGTCGACCCGAAGAGGGTGAAGAG GATCCTCGCCAACAGGCAGTCGGCGCAGAGGTCCCGAGTGCGCAAGCTTCAGTACATCTCGGAGCTCGAGCGCAGCGTGTCTTCGTTGCAG ACCGAAGTATCAGCACTGTCTCCTCGCGTCGCCTTCCTCGATCACCAGCGCTCCCTTCTCACGATGGGCAACAGCCATCTCAAGCAGAGGATTGCAGCGTTAGCGCAGGACAAGATCTTCAAGGATG ATTTGAAGTGGATGAGGTTTTTCGTGAGATGCTGCAGCACATCGAGAAGCCCTGAAGAAAGAGATCGAGAGACTTCGACGAATCTACGATCAGCAGAATCTCGATAA